AATGGGCTCAAGATAACGTAGACAAAGACTGGACCAAATGGACAACCGGAAACACCAAGTAGCAACACCTCGCCAAAGTTTCAGTTTAAGTATTTTGAGATAGTTTTAGGCCAGGAATTTTGAAgatagttttattattttatttatctagtttgtttgatttatgttcttgtgaaatgtagaaccacCAGGCATAATTAGAACGTAAAGCATCAGGCTTTTAGAAACACAATTAAGTAAATCGTACGGAGtatgatttatttattaatgAAATTTTGCAATATCCAGATCATTAGCTATGTCGTTTCTCTTCCTGCAACATTTTACATTTGATACAACTTTGGCATACTGAAAACCTTGTGAAACAGAGAAAAAGTTCTGGAACAAGATCGAAATAATAGGCCGAATGGTATTTTGGCTTCTTCAATCACCAAAAGTCACAAACAAACTTAGAAACTGATTTTTCAGTTAACATCAAGTTACACTGCCAGAGATTGAACCTCATACCGTCATACGTAGTATTTACAACTAATAAACTCTGCCTTTCATCAGTTCATGTCACTATTTAGTATTTACAACTACTACATACTTGTACCATAAGACTGTAATAACTTTTTCAAGAACACTGCACGGTTATGATGCACGACAACATCATGCAAAACCATCTACACATTTGACTGGCGTCGCTCCAGAAGTTCTTTCCTGTCAATAAACCGCTCGAGCATCTCTGGTTCCTTCAAAACAAGACATTCTTCCTCCTTTCCGCACAAGTCATAGCGTCTTTTAGCAATGTAATCATAGACAGCATCCCTCACTGGAGTTGGAATTATCATCAGAGAACTCAAAGCTGAATAGGGGAATGGCAAGTATGACAGAACTTTCAATGCAGCTGCAATATATTCCAGATCCAATGTTAGAACACTATTTGACACTTGtaattaatagtagaagaaGGATTTAACCAATGACCATAGAAAGTGTTACCAAGATACAAAAACTTGGTTGCAAATTTAATTGAAGACACCACCAAAAAGTGTAAAGAATCAAAACACTTCAACCGGTTACCAAACCAAATTACCAATCACGAGAACCTGAAAACACCACAGTGCATGGGTCTACTTTTGAGCATGATTTTGTGTTCTCAACCACCCACTTCTAAAGAGAATGTGTTTCACACTTTCAGAGCTATAATCTAGTTGCGCTAACAAACTAAGTCATTAACCTCATTGGGTTACCTCGTCTATGTCAAATAGACAACGACAAAAAGAGAAAGCCCAATTTTGCATGTAAACTGACACCGCCAAGTACTACAAGCCATAtgcatacaattcaataactacAACCCCAATGCAGACATCAATAAACTGAGTAGGACTGTAGGAACACACTTTCTATGATAATACAAAGCTGGGAGAAACAGAAACAGAACACAGATGGTACAATTATCACTGGCTAACAGCTAGTAGACAGAATGCTTCCAGGGAGATGAATTGACAAAAACTTGAATCGTAAGGCACGAAAACTAGCATGGTAATAAATCAGCAGTTCAATCTTACAGCTTATGCTGCAGGAAGAAGAGGGTCCAAACCTGTGGAAGCTTGATGGTATTGTCCTAGACCTTCGATGAATATAAAGCGGCGAAGCACGTCCTTTCTTTCCATATCACAAAGTTCCATATATGGTTCAGCAGTCTTAGACTGAAGGCAACAGAACTTGATCTTCCCATACTTATCAGCCTTGATAATCCACTTCACACCTGCCAACAAATGAACAAGAAAATAAGACTCTCTGCAAAAGACTGTACATATGTTAATCATGCTAGTAATGTTGTTTCAAGTTCGGTAACGAGTGCCCTTAAGTAGATTTAGGTCACCTTTTGGGTCAAGCCCATTTTAACTGATTTTTAGGTCACCTCTTGAGTTCATTCTAACAGTTTTTTTTTAGGTGTAAGATTTTTGTTGAAGATCTTAATAATGATTTTTTGAGCAGGAATGATTTTTGGATCGAGTCAATCTCTAACAAGTCTACTACCCATGTATGCATAGAATGATAGAAGAAGAGTCAAATATCAATAATAGCTAATTCAATTACTCAACAGTCAGGTTTCTTATTGATGCTTAATTTCCAGAAAGTAACATCAACTTATCAATTCATAACTCTTCTTGGCCAGGGCCGGTTCTGGGGCGGCGCGGGGTGAGCGACGGAACAGGGCcccatattttaattttaaatatagtgTAAACAGTTTCCTAAATAACATAAAAACTAATATGGAGCATTGGTTAAGGTAACATGATAATGTATAAAAGGTATGGGGTTTGAATCCCCTTGGCAATAAAACTGCATTTTTGCATGATTTCCGGACATTGACAGGTGTCCTTCCTTTGactgagtattttttttttcttttttttttttaattccgcGGAGATTACTATGCAAACAGTTGGGATTCCCAATTAGTCGATTACTGGAAAACAAACATTCATCCCTTCTTCTCTATTCTCATAATCTCATCCAACTTTGAATATATACCTTTCATCTCCAATTTAATTTCTCCTTCAAATCGTTATCAAATCTCGTTTTCAACGGATTAATCTTCAATGTTACAATAAATTGATTATTAAACCGTTATTTCTCACCCTAATTTCCCTATATGTACAAAAAAAgttcttcaatttttaaaaataaaaatacaaacttgATTGCTCTAAAAATCCAATCTGATTTCTTTTTAAGTGATTCATTAAtgtttgttttttcttatgtttaTCATTTCGACAAATTTTTTAAGGGAAGTTTTTTGttttataaaaattgattttttgattAAAGTTTGAATTGAGGGCCCATTTTAAAAAATTGCACAGGCCCCATTGATAAGGCGTAGTTATAGCCCCGGCACTGTTCTTGGCTAATAAATTTCTATTAACCCATTAGTCAAAACACCTAATACAACCAGCGATTGTCTAACCCGCTAATTTTGACACGGCTTGATCTTacccaggaaaacatacatATAATGAACTTCTTAATCGGTTGGAAAAGGTCAGACCAAAAACCAAGTTATGCAATAAGAAGAATAAAACGTGGCAACGACGTAAATGTCAAATTAGACAAATGACCTGTAATTTTGTATCGCTTTAAACATCAATTATGTGAAATTCTAGGGTTAGATAGAACCAAGTATCCAACACCAAAGAATTACCATCAAAACAAAATAGAGAGTACTCCAATATGATAAGCAATTACACAAGCATTCTTCAATTTCAATGCAGTACTAATTCAAATCATTAAAAAGTTATGAATGAACAACAATTGCATTTCCAAACTTATTgacgaaaacataattaaattattttccaCATTTACgccaaaattgaagaaaaacATGAGATTTCTAGCAAATGCAATATTAATACTAGAAATACTAATGCTGAGAGTTGTGAAACAAACTACAATTTCATTTCGATTTTTTCTGACGAAAACATCAAATTGAATAATGATTGAATTCCACATTTATACTAAAATCGAAAAATTCATGAAATTTCCAGCTCAAATACATTAACAGAATGCAGAAAAACAGATGAACAATGAGAGAGAGAGTACCGGTATGGCAGAGACGACAGACGCCGTCAAAGACGACAACACGCGGCTGAAGGAGATCGGGCAACACAACGGGCTTGAAAGCAGTAACTGGAGGCGTATGGAGGCGGTCGATTCCCTCATCATAGTCGTCGGCAAGTTCAGCCACTGCACCGGCGGTGGGAGAGGACAGTGGATGTGTCGGAGGAGGCGAAAGCTTCGAAAGGGAGGAAAACACcggcggcggcggcggtggtggtggttttgaTTTGAGAGTGAGAGCTCGAAGTAGAACGTTCCGCATTGGACTAAAGCTCATTCGAcattcggtcatggcctttgatttctttttctGGCGGAGTATTTGGTTTCTGTTGTAAGGGAaaatgggaggagagagagtgaaaattTGGGAAGATTTTTTATATGGGCCTTGGCTTGCTTGAGCCCCAAGCCTCCAAGAAATGTCCTCACTCCTCACTCCTCACTCCTCACTCAACCTAGTTGATCGCTTAAAGTCTTAAACCCCTAACTTTCGCATTAGAGGATTTTTAGAGTGTAGTgtatgaatttataaatataagtATGGAGTAATATGCTTTATACTTTGTATGTTATATACATATTAAGtacaaataataaatttattatggCATTTAGTTAATTAACTAAGGTCAACCTTTGTCAAAGATTGGAATTTAGCAGAACCCTAAAACGTTTGCATaacattaaaaagaaaaagaaaaagaaaaagaaaaagaaaaaggatacGGGTATAGTTTCAGTCCAAGCTTCAAATACGCTAAACGAACAG
This sequence is a window from Spinacia oleracea cultivar Varoflay chromosome 1, BTI_SOV_V1, whole genome shotgun sequence. Protein-coding genes within it:
- the LOC110782888 gene encoding uncharacterized protein, whose amino-acid sequence is MTECRMSFSPMRNVLLRALTLKSKPPPPPPPPVFSSLSKLSPPPTHPLSSPTAGAVAELADDYDEGIDRLHTPPVTAFKPVVLPDLLQPRVVVFDGVCRLCHTGVKWIIKADKYGKIKFCCLQSKTAEPYMELCDMERKDVLRRFIFIEGLGQYHQASTAALKVLSYLPFPYSALSSLMIIPTPVRDAVYDYIAKRRYDLCGKEEECLVLKEPEMLERFIDRKELLERRQSNV